Proteins from one Thermococcus sp. M36 genomic window:
- the nuoE gene encoding NADH-quinone oxidoreductase subunit NuoE has protein sequence MESSFDYILSYPPEPSSLIPLLQRTQERFGYLPREAMEEIANYLGVPLSRVYGVATFYAQFRFEPLGKYVIKICHGTACHVNGAVNISQAITEELGIEEGQTTEDGLVTLERVACLGCCSLAPVIMINEKVFGKLTPEKVRKLMKQLKEGKLDV, from the coding sequence ATGGAATCCTCCTTTGATTACATACTCTCTTATCCCCCGGAACCGAGTTCACTGATACCTCTCCTCCAGCGGACGCAGGAGCGCTTTGGCTACCTTCCCAGGGAGGCCATGGAGGAGATAGCGAACTACCTCGGCGTCCCGCTCAGCAGGGTCTACGGAGTGGCCACCTTCTACGCCCAGTTCCGCTTTGAGCCCCTTGGAAAGTACGTCATTAAAATCTGCCACGGTACAGCCTGCCATGTCAACGGTGCCGTGAACATCTCCCAGGCTATAACCGAGGAGCTCGGCATTGAGGAGGGCCAGACAACGGAGGACGGCCTCGTAACTCTCGAGCGCGTCGCCTGCCTCGGCTGCTGCAGTTTGGCACCTGTGATAATGATAAACGAGAAGGTCTTCGGCAAGCTCACGCCCGAGAAG